A genomic window from Cotesia glomerata isolate CgM1 linkage group LG7, MPM_Cglom_v2.3, whole genome shotgun sequence includes:
- the LOC123269649 gene encoding uncharacterized protein LOC123269649: MAEILNIQRPIIFDDSIAHCEVHAHQPYASATLNNNDEVRITIQNQNLCILPSKSVLHIIGKFTKNDDTAVANTTNFVNMGITHMIKEFRLLINGVEVDRNNNVGITSLMKRYLSFSPNQLSTLENAGWLMDNEVKFTDDAGNFDFIIPLNVLSGFAEDYLKVLMNVQLEIILTISNSDINSYIQTNAAAAAEEVKITLQKIEWIVPYITPADKEKIQTLNYIASDPAITISFRTWELYEYPLLPATSKHIWAVKTSTQLEKPRYVVLGFQTARKNDARKDASKFDHCNLRNIKLFLNSQSYPYGDLNLDIPHNHYALLHHMYTDFQTSYYNKEAEPLLSKKKFLDQAPLCVIDCSKQNKAIKSGPVDIRLEFESVDRFATNTTAYCLIIHDRIIEYNPISSTVRKLV, encoded by the coding sequence TCATTGTGAGGTGCATGCGCATCAACCGTATGCATCAGCAACACTAAATAACAACGATGAAGTGAGGATAAcaattcaaaatcaaaatttgtgTATACTTCCAAGCAAAAGTGTACTACACATCATCGgtaaattcacgaaaaatgaTGATACAGCTGTTGCCAATACAACTAACTTTGTGAACATGGGAATAACTCATATGATCAAAGAGTTCCGACTATTGATAAATGGAGTAGAAGTGGATCGGAATAACAATGTTGGTATAACTAGTTTAATGaaaagatatttatcatttagcCCCAATCAATTAAGTACTTTGGAAAATGCCGGCTGGTTGATGGATAATGAGGTTAAGTTTACCGATGATGCAGGAAACTTTGACTTTATCATTCCACTTAATGTTTTAAGTGGTTTTGCTGAAGATTATCTTAAAGTTTTGATGAATGTTCAACTTGAAATAATTCTAACGATATCAAACAGTGATATAAATTCTTACATACAAACAaatgctgctgctgctgctgaaGAAGTAAAAATCacacttcaaaaaattgaatggaTTGTACCGTACATAACTCCAGCAGAtaaggaaaaaattcaaactctGAATTACATCGCCAGTGATCCTGCTATAACAATAAGTTTTCGGACTTGGGAATTGTATGAGTATCCTCTGTTACCTGCAACTTCAAAACATATTTGGGCAGTCAAAACCTCAACTCAGCTCGAAAAGCCACGTTACGTTGTTCTTGGATTCCAAACAGCAAGAAAAAATGATGCTCGGAAAGATGCTAGCAAATTTGATCACTGCAATTTACGGaacatcaaattatttttaaattcacaaaGTTATCCCTATGGTGACTTGAATTTAGATATACCTCACAACCACTATGCTTTATTACACCATATGTATACAGATTTTCAAACATCATACTATAACAAAGAAGCTGAACCTCTcctatcgaaaaaaaaatttttggatcaaGCACCACTGTGTGTAATTGATTGCTCCAAGCAGAACAAAGCTATAAAATCTGGACCTGTTGACATTCGATTGGAATTTGAATCAGTTGATCGGTTTGCAACCAACACAACAGCATACTGTTTAATTATTCACGATCGTATCATTGAATACAATCCTATAAGCAGCACTGTTCGTAAGTTAGTGTAA